In a genomic window of Ranitomeya imitator isolate aRanImi1 chromosome 5, aRanImi1.pri, whole genome shotgun sequence:
- the PPP1CB gene encoding serine/threonine-protein phosphatase PP1-beta catalytic subunit → MADGELNVDSLISRLLEVRGCRPGKIVQMTEAEVRGLCIKSREIFLSQPILLELEAPLKICGDIHGQYTDLLRLFEYGGFPPEANYLFLGDYVDRGKQSLETICLLLAYKIKYPENFFLLRGNHECASINRIYGFYDECKRRFNIKLWKTFTDCFNCLPIAAIVDEKIFCCHGGLSPDLQSMEQIRRIMRPTDVPDTGLLCDLLWSDPDKDVQGWGENDRGVSFTFGADVVSKFLNRHDLDLICRAHQVVEDGYEFFAKRQLVTLFSAPNYCGEFDNAGGMMSVDETLMCSFQILKPSEKKAKYQYGGLNSGRPVTPPRTANPPKKR, encoded by the exons TGCGAGGATGTCGTCCTGGAAAGATCGTGCAGATGACGGAGGCCGAGGTGCGGGGTCTTTGCATAAAATCCAGGGAAATCTTCCTCAGTCAGCCCATCCTGCTGGAACTCGAGGCCCCTCTGAAGATTTGCG GTGACATCCACGGGCAGTACACAGACTTACTCCGGTTGTTTGAATATGGCGGCTTCCCCCCAGAAGCCAATTACCTCTTTCTGGGGGATTATGTGGACAGAGGGAAGCAGTCGCTGGAAACCATCTGCCTGCTGCTGGCGTATAAAATCAAATACCCCGAGAACTTCTTCCTGCTCAGAGGAAACCACGAGTGCGCCAGCATCAACCGCATCTACGGCTTCTACGACGAGT GCAAACGGAGGTTTAACATAAAGCTGTGGAAGACCTTCACCGACTGCTTCAATTGCCTGCCGATTGCCGCCATCGTGGACGAGAAGATCTTCTGCTGCCACGGAG GTCTCTCGCCAGATCTACAGTCTATGGAACAGATCCGCAGAATCATGAGGCCCACAGATGTCCCTGACACAG GCTTGCTCTGCGACCTCCTGTGGTCAGACCCTGATAAAGACGTGCAGGGCTGGGGCGAGAACGACCGCGGGGTCTCCTTCACCTTCGGAGCAGACGTGGTTAGCAAATTCTTGAATCGACACGACCTGGATCTGATATGTCGGGCTCATCAG GTAGTTGAGGACGGCTACGAGTTCTTTGCCAAGCGGCAGCTGGTCACCCTGTTCTCCGCTCCAAATTACTGCGGGGAGTTCGATAATGCCGGCGGCATGATGAGTGTGGATGAAACCCTCATGTGCTCCTTCCAG ATCCTGAAACCCTCAGAAAAGAAAGCAAAGTACCAGTATGGGGGATTGAACTCTGGGCGCCCCGTGACGCCTCCCCGGACAGCCAACCCTCCCAAGAAGAGGTGA